The Oncorhynchus nerka isolate Pitt River linkage group LG9a, Oner_Uvic_2.0, whole genome shotgun sequence genome has a segment encoding these proteins:
- the LOC115134138 gene encoding tripartite motif-containing protein 16-like: protein MAEAILKDQDPFFCSICLDLLKDPVTIHCGHSYCMGCINGCWDQDDLKGVYSCPQCRHTFTPRPVLNRSTVLVEVVEKLKRTGPQASPAHCYAGPEDVECDVCTGRKHKAVKYCLVCLVSYCETHLQPHYDSLAFKKHKLVKASTQRQEKICPHHDKLLEVYCCTDRQCICLLCVMDEHKGHDTVSVAAERTEKQKQLGKIQQQYHQRIQEMEKEVQELRQAVKTLTRSAQVTVDATDRIFIELIRSIERRRSEVKELIRSQERIAGSRVQGLLDRLDQEVTEMKRRDAELRQLSNTEDHIYFLQSFQSLSVPPGSEALPSPTFNPHISFERVKKLVSGLKVQLDGICKEEIDKISENVMKVQIVRPLEPKTREEFLEYSYELTVDPNTACGTLHLSEKNSKVTWSEGETQAYPDHPDRFTHYDQVLCREGLSGNCYWEAELRGWITVAVSYVALVRKGEGNECRFGGNDHSWSLECSPTSCSFLHNNVKTKIRSHCTSRVGVYLDYKAGTLSFYSISKKVTLLHRVNNTFTEPLYPGFGVGLESSVRIMLPMQST from the exons ATGGCAGAGGCCATTTTAAAAGACCAAGATCCGTTCTTTTGTTCAATATGCTTGGATCTACTAAAGGATCCAGTGACTATACATTGTGGACATAGCTACTGTATGGGTTGTATCAACGGCTGCTGGGATCAGGATGATCTGAAAGGAGTCTACAGCTGTCCCCAGTGCAGACATACCTTCACCCCAAGGCCTGTTCTGAACAGGAGCACTGTCTTGGTTGAAGTGGTGGAGAAACTGAAGAGGACAGGACCTCAAGCGTCACCTGCTCACTGTTATGCTGGACCTGAAGATGTGGAGTGTGATGTCTGCACTGGGAGAAAACACAAAGCTGTCAAGTACTGTCTGGTGTGTCTTGTCTCATACTGCGAGACTCATCTCCAGCCTCATTATGACTCGCTTGCCTTTAAGAAGCACAAGCTGGTCAAAGCCTCCACACAACGACAGGAGAAGATCTGCCCTCATCATGACAAACTGTTGGAGGTTTACTGCTGTACTGATCGGCAGTGtatctgtctgctgtgtgtgatgGATGAACATAAAGGCCATGATACGGTGTCAGTTGCAGCAGAAAGGACTGAGAAACAG AAACAGTTGGGTAAAATACAGCAGCAGTACCATCAGAGAATccaggagatggagaaggaggtaCAGGAGCTTAGGCAGGCTGTGAAAACACTCACG CGCTCTGCACAGGTGACAGTGGATGCGACTGACAGGATCTTTATTGAGCTGATCCGCTCCATTGAGCGAAGGCGTTCTGAGGTGAAGGAGCTGATCAGATCTCAGGAGAGGATTGCAGGGAGTCGGGTTCAGGGACTCCTGGACCGACTAGATCAGGAAGTCACTGAGATGAAGAGAAGAGATGCTGAGCTCAGGCAGCTCTCAAACACAGAGGACCACATCTATTTCCTTCAG agtttccagtcactctctgtccctcctggTTCTGAGGCCCTACCCAGCCCCACTTTCAATCCACACATTTCTTTTGAACGTGTGAAGAAATTGGTTTCTGGACTGAAAGTGCAACTGGATGGTATCTGCAAGGAGGAAATAGACAAGATATCTGAAAATG TGATGAAAGTGCAAATTGTTCGACCTCTGGAGCCCAAGACCAGAGAGGAGTTCTTAGAAT ATTCCTACGAACTCACGGTGGATCCTAACACAGCATGTGGAACACTGCATCTGTCTGAGAAGAACAGCAAGGTGacatggagtgaaggggagaCTCAAGCCTATCCTGATCATCCAGACAGATTTACCCACTATGACCaagtgctgtgtagagagggtttATCTGGAAACTGCTACTGGGAGGCTGAGCTTCGAGGCTGGATTACTGTGGCAGTCTCATATGTGGCTCTtgtgaggaaaggagagggtaATGAGTGTAGGTTTGGAGGTAATGATCATTCTTGGAGTTTGGAATGCTCTCCCACCAGTTGTTCTTTCCTTCATAATAATGTTAAGACTAAAATACGATCCCATTGCACCTCCAGAGTAGGAGTGTACCTGGACTACAAGGCAGGAACTCTGTCCTTTTACAGCATTTCTAAAAAAGTGACCCTCCTCCACAGAGTGAATAACACATTCACTGAACCCCTCTATCCTGGGTTTGGGGTTGGTTTGGAATCATCTGTGAGGATAATGCTTCCCATGCAGTCAACAtga